The Prionailurus viverrinus isolate Anna chromosome B1, UM_Priviv_1.0, whole genome shotgun sequence genome includes the window aacaaacactAATTTGCAAAGAGCATGGGGAGTGATGAATCCAAGATGACCTTAAGGACTTTTCCAACTCCAACATTCCTTCAGCAGATCTTAAGATCTAGTTAATGTCATACTATATGGTTTACTCTAATAGGTacccttaaaattttaaatgatagaatTAGTTCAAATggcaaataatatttaaagtgtttatctgagaagggcgcctgggtggctcagtccgttagcatccgacttcaattcagatgatggtctcacggtttgtgagttcaagtcccttgtagggcactgtgctgacatctcagagcctggaggctgctttggagtctgtatctccctctctctgcccctcccctgctcgtgctctctctctctctctctctctctctctctctctctctcaaaataaacatttaaaaacaaaaataaataaataaataaataaataaataaataaataaataaataaaatgtttagctGAGATATAATGTAAGAGATATATGAAGAGTAGCAAGACTGCCCTGAATTAGTTGTTTACAACCTAGGTGAGTATTGAAATGATCTGGGGAGCTTTTAAGATTACTGATATCTCTACCTAtcacccagaaattctgatttaatttgttTGAAATGCAGCCTGgacatgagatttttaaaaaactctccaGATGATTCAAAACTAAAACCAATATTAAGAACCACTAGTGTTAAAGTCTATTTGCAGTTTATCTGTTCTTAACTAAGACTAAACATTAGCATCAACaggtgcatttaaaaatatacagcttCCCAGACTCTATTCCCACACATTCAAATTACTCAATTTGGGATGGAACCAGggtattgttttgttgttgttgttccctatATCATGATTTTGATATGGAGTCAATGCTAAATACTATTGCTCAAGAATCAAGATAGTTACCATGGCAGCATGAAAAGGGATATAATGtcgtatttttgtttttctgatgacACAGAATGACCCTCACCTGCTAGAAGAGCTCAGTGTCACAAATTTAGCTTTATAATTAATGTAAGTAAattagttttatattaaaaattactcaaagtggggcgcctgggtagctcagtcagttaagccagggactgatttcctctcaggtcgtgatttcaccaTGTGTGAGTTCAACTACCCCATCGCGCTCCACGCTAACAGTGaggaggattctctctctccctttctgttctTCCACTGTTTGtgctatctttcaaaataaataaataaacttaaaaaacaattactCATGGTAACTGTTATAGCATTTTAGGGTATACTGGGAAAATTGTGGTACTAGATACTCTGCCACTGAGTGGTTTTAAATTTGTTCTTCCTGCAACTTTTGTCCAAATAAGTCATTGTACTTCTCTGAGTCAGCGACAGAATTTTCAGTTGTTCTGAGAAAGTCTTTGTTGGCATAGTGTTACCATATTGGCTATACTGAAAGCGACTTTGGGTCATTTCTATTAATACCCAGCTGTGAAGCAGTGGACAAATCTTGGATATACGCAGAATGCATTAAAAGAAAAGCGCAACCTCATAAATTTCTCCATATAACACATAGAAATGAGAATGATCCCTTTTGAATTTATATCAGGAGGAAaggtataaataaatttaattatttttaataatgttgaacattaagtgacacaattaaaataaaaatacattccatTGAGTGCAGAAGGACAGGGCCGTGCGCGGAAGAAGAAAGGTGCACAGCGACCCTGAGTCTCCGACAAAGCCTCTCCTCCCGTGGCTCTTGCCGTTGGCGGAGCTCACTTCCTGGAGTAGGCGGGGCCAGGGGCGGCGGTCACGTGACATAACGGTGAGGGGTGCGCAGGCAGCGTTTGCCCTGAGCCGACAGGTGAGCTTACCGTCATGGCCAACGACTGCAAGCCTGATGGGAACACCGTGCAGGTGCTGCGGGACGTGGCCAACCGCCTGCGAATCCATTCCATCAGGGCCACATGTGCCTCCGGCTCCGGCCACCCCACTTCATGTTGCAGTGCAGCCGAGATCATGTCCGTGCTCTTCTTCCACACCATGAGGTATAAACAGACAGACCCAGGACATCCTGATAACGACCGATTCATCCTCTCGAAGGGCCATGCTGCTCCAATCCTCTATGCCGCTTGGGCAGAGGTGGGCAACATCAGCGAATCTGACTTGCTGAGCTTGAGGAAAATTCACAGTGACTTGGAGGGACATCCCACCCCAAGAGTGCTGTTTGTTGATGTGGCAACAGGATCACTTGGGCAAGGATTAGGTGCCGCGTGTGGAATGGCTTATACTGGCAAGTACTTCGACAAGGCCAGCTACCGGGTGTTCTGCCTCATAGGTGATGGCGAATCCTCAGAAGGCTCTGTCTGGGAGGCTTTGGCCTTTGCTTCTCACTACAGTTTAGACAATCTCGTGGCAGTCTTCGACGTGAACCGCTTAGGACAAAGTGGAGCCACGCCTCTTGAGCACTGCACAGACATCTATCAGAATCGCTGTGAAGTCTTTGGGTGGAATACTTACCTAGTGGATGGCCATGATGTGGAGGCATTATGCCAAGCATTTTGGCAAGCGGCTCAAGTGAAGAACAAGCCCACTGCCATAGTTGCAAAGACCTTCAAGGGCCGGGGTATTCCAGATATTGAGGATGCAGAAAATTGGCATGGAAAGCCGATGCCAAAAGAAAGAGTAGATACAATCATCAAATTAATTGAGAGTCAGATACAGACCAACAGGAATCTCATACCAAAACCTCCCATTGAAGACTCACCTCAAATCAGCATCAGCAATATAAAAATGACCTGTCTGCCTGAATATATAGTTGGTGACACGATAGCTACTAGGAAAGCATGTGGTTTGGCTTTGGCAAAACTGGGCCATGCAAATGAAAGAGTTATTGTCCTGGATGGTGACACAAAAAACGCCACCTTTTCTGAGATATTCAATAAAGAGCACCCTGAGCATTTTATTGAGTGTTTTATTGCTGAGCAAAACATGGTGAGTGTGGCACTAGGCTGTGCCACACGTGGTCGAACCATTGCTTTTGTTAGTACCTTTGCTGCCTTTTTGGCCAGAGCATTCGATCAGATAAGGATGGGAGCCATATCTCAAACCAATATCAATCTTATTGGTTCCCACTGTGGGGTATCCATTGGTGACGATGGACCCTCCCAGGTGGCCCTGGAGGATCTAGCCATGTTCCGAAGTATTCCCAACTGTACCGTTTTCTATCCAAGTGATGCCATCTCAACAGAGTATGCTGTTTATCTGGCTGCCAATACCAAAGGAATGTGCTTCATTCGGACCAGCCAACCAGAAACTGCAGTTATTTATACACCACAAGAAAATTTTGAGATTGGGCAGGCCAAGGTCATCCGCCAGAGTGTCAATGACAAAGTCACAGTTATTGGAGCTGGAGTTACTCTGCATGAAGCCTTAGCAGCTGCTGACAGTCTTTCTCAACAAGGTATTTCTATCCGTGTCATTGACCCATTTACCATTAAACCCCTGGATGCTGCCAACATCATCTCCAATGCAAGAGCTACAGGTGGCCGGGTTATCACCGTGGAGGATCACTACCGGGAAGGTGGCATTGGAGAAGCTGTATGTGCAGCTGTCTCTAGAGAGCCTGACATCCTTGTTCATCAGCTGGCAGTGTCAGAAGTGCCTCAAAGTGGAAAACCTGGTGAATTGCTGGATAAGTTTGGTATCAGTGCCAGACACATCATAGCAGCTGTGAAAAATACTTTAATGAACTAAAATAGCTCATTTCTTAGAGTTAGTCTGTTGGCTGGCTTTGCTTTGATCTTAAAACACGGCATCTTTATATTACATTCATGATTGTTGTTACTAAACCATCATTTATATCTATGccattgtggtttttttaagagagagacattAAACTGTCACTGTGTATACAGATgttgctcttattttttaatcattaaagtaGCTTATAACATTTTGGGTAACAGGAAtagcaaacaaaacaaccacCTCAAACAAAGTTTTCTGGAAGACTACAAATAACTGCACTGAGAATCAACATAGAGGTAATAGTTTTGCAAATGTATGTAATTTCcttgtaagtaaaaaaaaaaaaaatttaattgtacACTTCAATAGTCCAGGTTCTGAGGCAAGTTCCAGCTTTCATGGAATGCTATTGTACCTGCAGCTTCCTGGATAATGTTTGACTGCAATTGCCTTAAAATTTCCTCTGATGTCTGCCTCATCTCTCCTCTACCATTTAGAAGCTGTTGAGCAGCACTAAACGTGTATATGATGTACTGGACGGCATGTGGTGACTGTTCCATAAAGAGATGAAAGCATAACTAGTTTTCGTTTGTGTCCTACACTGTTCTGTGAGGttttagaaatgtttccttttgtcaGTGACCAAACCAGACTGCTAACTTGATTATACTCATGTAAGGATACTGACATCAATGTAATAAAGCATTGAAAAACCATCAGCTTTATTTAGTTTGTGCCATGCATGTATGATTTGGCTTCTCCTTGATATTTTGTCTAAATCAGAAGCAGAAAGAGGCGTGTCCCCCCACGGAAATCCTGGAAAAAGGTCCAAGCTCTAGGTAAATCACTAGAGAATAATGTGTGGGCAGAAAAACatctctgaagcaggctccttactTTTAGCTgtgaaaacataaattatttggctggaatataagaaaaaagtGCCAATCAGATAAACTGAAGGGAAACCTGAGGtccaaaactaaacataaaattacTCCGGTATATCAgattaattctgtatttttatttctttcattaagtgCCCTTATTAAGTTCCTTGGAGGCATCACCAATTTGTGTCAGGAATTGTTCTAGAAGGTATggtagagataaaaaaaaatactaacctaGGAAGCAGAGAGATCTGGGGCTGCTCATTTTACTAGTGCCTTTTTTCTTTGATCGTGTTCtagtttcttcttttgaaaattgaTTGTGATAATTACTCTATTtcataagatttaaaaattactttgtacAAATAAAAAGTTGCTATAGGACCACTGCGGAAATTTAGAAactacaaataaggaaaaaaaaattccctcacTTATCACCAAAACCCAAATCCATTTCATTGCACTTCTCATCTGGGATCTATAACTGAATCTTCCATATAGTCATTCCCATATAGTAACATCAATCAAATATTACATATATCTATGAGTGGGGTACTGAATAAT containing:
- the TKTL2 gene encoding transketolase-like protein 2, whose protein sequence is MANDCKPDGNTVQVLRDVANRLRIHSIRATCASGSGHPTSCCSAAEIMSVLFFHTMRYKQTDPGHPDNDRFILSKGHAAPILYAAWAEVGNISESDLLSLRKIHSDLEGHPTPRVLFVDVATGSLGQGLGAACGMAYTGKYFDKASYRVFCLIGDGESSEGSVWEALAFASHYSLDNLVAVFDVNRLGQSGATPLEHCTDIYQNRCEVFGWNTYLVDGHDVEALCQAFWQAAQVKNKPTAIVAKTFKGRGIPDIEDAENWHGKPMPKERVDTIIKLIESQIQTNRNLIPKPPIEDSPQISISNIKMTCLPEYIVGDTIATRKACGLALAKLGHANERVIVLDGDTKNATFSEIFNKEHPEHFIECFIAEQNMVSVALGCATRGRTIAFVSTFAAFLARAFDQIRMGAISQTNINLIGSHCGVSIGDDGPSQVALEDLAMFRSIPNCTVFYPSDAISTEYAVYLAANTKGMCFIRTSQPETAVIYTPQENFEIGQAKVIRQSVNDKVTVIGAGVTLHEALAAADSLSQQGISIRVIDPFTIKPLDAANIISNARATGGRVITVEDHYREGGIGEAVCAAVSREPDILVHQLAVSEVPQSGKPGELLDKFGISARHIIAAVKNTLMN